The Peribacillus simplex genome contains a region encoding:
- a CDS encoding TetR/AcrR family transcriptional regulator, with amino-acid sequence MKSNRPKYNQIIEAAVIVIAQNGYYQAQVSKIAKQAGVADGTIYLYFKNKEDILISLFHEKMGSFVEQIEEEIKGKTTASDKLHVLIQKHFKNLSEDVNLAIVTQLELRQSNKELRLRINDVLRGYLNLIDQIIIEGKENGEFLPDLNNLLARQMIFGTIDETVTTWVMNEQKYSLPDLAPDVHRLLIGGCGQKS; translated from the coding sequence GTGAAAAGCAACAGACCAAAGTATAATCAAATTATTGAAGCGGCCGTTATCGTCATTGCCCAAAACGGGTACTATCAAGCCCAAGTATCCAAAATCGCCAAGCAGGCAGGCGTAGCGGATGGCACCATATATCTATATTTTAAAAATAAAGAAGATATCTTAATATCATTATTCCATGAAAAGATGGGCTCTTTTGTGGAACAGATCGAAGAAGAAATAAAAGGAAAGACCACTGCTTCGGATAAACTGCATGTGCTCATCCAAAAACATTTTAAAAACCTTTCAGAAGACGTGAATTTAGCAATTGTCACTCAGTTGGAATTAAGACAGTCGAATAAAGAATTGCGCCTTAGAATTAATGATGTGTTAAGAGGGTATTTAAATTTAATCGATCAGATCATTATTGAAGGAAAAGAGAACGGCGAATTCCTGCCTGATCTAAATAATTTACTTGCCAGGCAGATGATTTTTGGAACGATTGACGAAACAGTGACGACTTGGGTCATGAATGAGCAAAAGTACTCTCTTCCTGACCTTGCACCAGACGTTCACCGCCTGCTAATTGGTGGCTGTGGCCAGAAAAGTTAA